The following are encoded together in the Cicer arietinum cultivar CDC Frontier isolate Library 1 chromosome 2, Cicar.CDCFrontier_v2.0, whole genome shotgun sequence genome:
- the LOC140919253 gene encoding uncharacterized protein, translating to MGYARLEQKIRKDTQADQPLGRHILWKEARVNKEGVVDNENVKKVVELCETIEQSSETQEGNKDTCRDILGKVFNVPEYSGRVRGKGFGVTPKSFFPQEKRQKPSNEEVLEKLRILSEQVALLVNTNKDKQLPVQLQPEIQMESETGSCNVGLKSIPEGVTTCVLYLSSPTQRKVGKGILHNTSGEVLHNIPIPAGHVKVSPTVAFEPTAPLPIPDNDGDMKFLSDAIGSYVAWPTHLVALEKKIPKDKSVTSPEKVCHIYCLRFFIFSDSIN from the exons atgggatatgcacgccttgaacaaaaaatt agaaaagacacccaagccgatcaacccttgggtcgtcatatcttatggaaggaagcgcgtgttaacaaagaaggagtggttgataatgaaaatgtcaagaaagttgtagaactttgt gaaactattgaacaaagttctgaaactcaagagggcaacaaggatacgtgcagggacattcttgggaaagtgtttaatgtccctgagtattccggtcgagtgagggggaaaggatttggcgtaactcccaaaagcttttttcctcaagagaagcgccaaaaaccttccaacgaggaagtattagagaagctcagaatcttatcggagcaagtggcactcttggtgaatacgaataaagacaagcaacttccggttcagctccaacctgaaatacaaatggagagtgaaaccgggagttgcaacgtcggtttgaagagtattcccgag ggtgtcactacatgtgtcctatacttgtcctcgccgactcaacggaaggtgggaaaaggaatattgcacaatacttcgggagaagtattgcacaatattccgatccccgcgggccatgtcaaagtatcgcctacggttgctttcgaaccaactgcaccgttgcccataccggacaacgatggagatatgaagttcttaagcgacgctattggcagttacgtggcatggcccacacaccttgttgccctcgaaaaaaagattcccaaggacaaatcagttacatctcccgaaaaggtttgtcacatttattgcctaaggttttttattttttcagattcaataaactaa